CCAGCCGAATTGGTAGATTATTTAGCAGATTTAGCCAGTAAATATCCCATTGTTTCCATTGAAGATGGTTTGCACGAAGATGATTGGGCAACTTGGCAATTACTAACTCAGAAAATCGGTAAGAAAGTGCAATTGGTAGGAGACGACCTATTTGTCACCAATGTCACTCGCTTACAACGGGGGATTGACGAACAAGCAGGAAATGCGATTTTGATTAAACTCAATCAAATCGGAACTTTAACAGAAACTTTAGAAACAATTGACCTGGGAACCCGTAATGGTTTCCGTTGCGTCATCAGTCATCGTTCTGGAGAAACTGAAGACACTACTATCGCCGATTTAGCTGTAGCTACCCGCGCTGGACAAATTAAAACAGGTTCTCTGTGTCGTAGCGAACGAGTGGCTAAATACAATCGCTTGCTGCGAATTGAAGACGAATTAGGCGATCGCGCCCTCTATGCTGGTACTTCTGGCTTGGGACTTCGGAGTTAGCCAAATTGGGGTAATAGTGGGAAATACCTGCCATTACCCCTTATCGTTCACCATACTGAGGATCGTGAGATTACGGAAAATTATAAATTGACCTGTAGCTATATTCTATTACTAACCTACTAAGAGAACCAGTAAGATAGAGCATGATTGGTCAACTTATAGACGGACGTTATCAAATCGTCAGAAACCTGGATGCAGGTGGATTTGCCAAAACTTTTATCGCCGAAGATTCTCGCCGTCCAGGTCGTCCCCAATGCGTAGTCAAGCGACTGGAACCTTCCCAAACCGATGCTCACACTTTAGAAGTTTCCCGTCGTCTGTTTCAAAGAGAAGCAGAAGTTTTAGAAAGACTGGGACACCATCCCCAAATTCCGCGACTTTTAGCTAATTTTGAAGAAAATCAAGAATTTTACTTGGTCGAAGAGTTGATTATCGGACATCCTCTAACGCAAGAGATTGTCACCGGTCAACCCATATCAGAAGGACAAGTAATTGGAATTTTAATAGAAATACTCGATATTTTAGTATTTGTTCACGGACAAGGGGTAATCCACCGAGATATTAAGCCTAGCAATATTATCCGGCAGCATTCAGATGGTAGGTTATTTTTAATCGATTTTGGGGCAGTCAAAGAAGTTACGACTCAAATTGGCGGTGTTTACGCAGGAGGAAGCCCAACGGTTGTCGGTACTCAAGGCTATATGCCACTAGAACAATTTCACGGTCATCCTCGATTCAACAGCGACCTTTATGCTCTTGGTGTGATTGCCATTCAAGCACTTACAGGTTTACCAGCTAATGATATCTCAACTTTAAGAGATCCTTACAACCCCGATCGCACTGCCATTGTCTGGCATCATCGAGTTCCCCAAGTTAACCCCAGATTAGCCAATATCATCGATCGCTTGGTGGTATTTGACTGCACCCAGCGTTATCAATCAGCTACAGACGTATTAAACGATCTCAGAAATTCGATCTATCAGCCACTAGTTGAACCAACAATCTTCACGCCACAAATTCAGCTACTGGAATCACCACAGAAAAACAAGCTTGGCTTAATCCTGGCTGGAATAGGAGGATCTATGGCACTTTTAGCCGTGATGGGACTAGGTGGTAATTATTATCTTCAGCAAAAGTCTCTCACCCAGGCGAAAAAATCATACTATCAGGGATTAGAAAAAGTCCTTCAACAAGACTACAAAGGCGCGATTCTGAATTTAGATGAAGCCCTCAAAATTAATCCTAAATATGGGCAAGCATATTATCAAAGATGTCTGGCTAACTACTATCAAAACAACGAGCTAAAAGCGATTGAAGATTGCACCCAAGCTATAAATTATCTGCCCAAGAAGTATAACAGCGTTGGCATATACTTGAAGGTCGATGAAAAAACTAAAGCTCTGATAACTAACGGGGTACAAAACGATTCTCCTGCGGTCAAAGAAAGTATTAAAGAGGGGGATAAAATTCTAGAAATTGACGGAAAATCAACCGATAATCTCAGTCTAGGAGAAGCTGAAGATTTGCTGCGTGGCGGTGAGGTAGGGAGTTCCGTAAAACTGAAAATTGCTAGTGTAGATGGTAGCACTCGCGAGTTAACTTTAAAACGAGAAAACCTGACTAACGATGAGTTCGACCTAGCTTACGATTTTCGCGGCTTATCTCGGTATTACACCCAAGATTATCAGGGAGCGATCGCTGATTTTGACGAAGCAATTCGGCTGGCTCCTATTTACTTTAAGTATTACTATAATCGAGGTCTAGCTCGCTCTAAGCAAGGAGATAAATCAGGGGCAATTAAAGATTTTGATAAGTCGATTGAAATTAATGCCAACTATGAGCCAGCTTATTCTGAGCGAGGTTTAATTCATCAGTTGCTTGGACAATCAGAGCCAGCAGTTAAAGATTTTGATCGAGCGATTGAACTCGAACCTAATAATGCCATAACTTACTACAACCGAGGTAATAGTTATATATCTCTAGGCAACAAAGAGGCAGGAATTGAGGACTATACCAAAGCAATTGAACTCGATCCAAAATATACCAATGCTTACCTCTTCCGATGTACAGAACGTTCTAACCTCAGTCAGCATCAAGCAGCCCTAGCAGATTGCAACCAAGTAATTGAACTCGATCCCAATTTTCCAGAAGGTTATGTGGGTCGAGGGCTAGTTTATCAGAATCAAGGGGATAATCAAAAAGCGATCGCCGATTATACTCAAGCAATTAAGCTCGATCCCCAAAATGAGCGCGCCTATTACAATAGAGGGATTGTCCGCAGACTTTTGGCAGATACGCAGGGAGCAATTGCAGATTACACCAAAGCTATTGAAATCGATCCCAACGATCCTTTTCCTTATCATGGTCGAGGTTTAATCTACAGCGATTCTGGCAACCGACAGCAAGCGATTGAAGATCTTCAAAAAGCCTCTCAACTCTACCTCCAAGCTGGTCGTCGCAGTGGCTACAACAATGCTTTGGCAGCGATCGCCAAACTAGAAAAACAACCAGCTACAACTGGAAATTAGCCCATTTAATGCATTTCTTGTGGGGTGGGTAAGTAGGTAGGCAAAACTTTTCTATAGATTTGCACTGGTTCCCAATTGTCCCAATTACATTAACTCCTTACTCTTTACTCCTTACTCAGCCAAATCTTAAATTAATTTTGCACAGGTACTTATCTTGCCCGCCCAAATCATACTATTTAAATGTGGAACACCTATAGGGGACAGCCCAGAGGGCTATCCCACAAATGAGTTAAGATGGCGAACTTATCCCCTATTTAAGGATAAAAACTGAGTTGGGGTAAACCCAAAGTCTCTTCCCAACCCATCATCAAATTGAGACACTGGATGGCTTGACCAGCTTGACCTTTAATTAAGTTATCTATCGCCGACATGACGATAACTCTTTGGGTGCGAGGATCGACTTCAATCCCGATGTAGCAAAGATTGGTTCCGCAAGCCCATTTAGTTTGAGGATAAATCCCACTGGGTAAAATCTTGACAAATTTAGAAGATCGATAAAAAGCTGTATAGATAGTAATTAAATCTTCGGTCACTAATCCTGGATCTCGTAAATTCGCATATACTGTCGCTAAAATCCCTCGTACCATTGGTATTAAATGAGGGGTAAATTGAACCGTAACCTCATTTCCCGCCAATTCTGTACAAACTTGCTCTATTTCAGGTGTGTGACGGTGGTGGGTAACACCATAAGCCCCCAGAGAATTATCAGCTTCTGCTAGCAACAGATTAGTTTTAGCTTGTCTACCCCCTCCAGAAGTCCCCGATTTAGCGTCGATAATCGCGGTTTCCTCATCAATTAAACCTTGCTTGAGTAAAGGGGCAAGGGCAAGTAAACTGGCAGTGGGATAGCATCCAGGACAACCAATCAAATTAGAACGGGCTATATTTCCCCGATACAGTTCTGGTAAACCATAAACAGCTTTACCAATCGCATCTACATCTTGACGATCCTTGCCATACCAAGTTCTATAAGTATCTAAGTTAGTTAAACGGTAATCTGCTGACAGATCTAAGACTTTACAGCCCATATCTAATAATTTAGGTGCCAAATCGCAAGCTAAACCATTTGGTAAAGAGAGAAATACCGCCTGACAGCGCTTCCCAATTTCTTCTATATCTATTGGTTCTATATTTAAATTCCAGCCTAATTGTAAATGGGGATAAATTTCTGTAAAAGATTTACCAGCACTACTTTCTCCACCCAAATAACTAATTTTGACTAACGGGTGATCCAGCAATAATCTAACTAGTTGTACCCCACCATAACCCGATGCACCGATAATTCCTACTGCTACCTGTTCCGATCCACCCATGACATTTAACCCTCAAGTGAGCCACCAGTACAAACTTGCATGAGGTATTGAAGAAGCAAGCTGCTGAGGGTAGCTTTTTAGTTTTGGATGCATTGTAGTACCAAAATCACGTATTTAAATTAATTTATTAGTTTTGCGATCGCTTTTTGATAATACTCCGCCCGTATTTAGGCAAAACTCGCAGGGGACGGAGAAAATAATAGAAAAAACTCAATCCTGGGGGAAGACTAATTAAATCTCGATCTCTTTGACTGGGAGTCAACCCACCGGAATATTTAACTAAATGATAGATATACCAAAGGCGATCGCGCCATCTTTCTCGCATTTTGAGGTAATATCTGGAGGTATCTACCTGTCCTAGAGACTGATCGATTCCTAGAAACAACCTATTTTCGATCTCTATAGCTAACAATTTACCCTTTTTATCCTTTTCAATCGCTTTTAAGACTAATTCTGGTAAAACCGTACCCATGAGTTCTTGGGCTAAGATCAAACCTAAAAATACCATCCGCCGACTGCCTAATTGAGTCGCAGTTTTAAGCAACTGTTCCCAATCAATTTCACTATGGCTAGATATCAAGGCAGCGATGTCGCAAATTCGCAATAATTTATGCCAACACTCCTTAGAACCGTTTACACATAAAATTAGCAGAGTATCTGTGGCGGAAAAGCTCAAAACCTGTTTTCCAACTAAATTAAATGGCTCTAATCGCGGTTGTAAATCATCTAAGTTGAGAGGAAAATATATGGGGCGTTCGGTGAAACCCCAATGTAAGTCTAAGGCTACTAAGCCGTTATCTTTGATTAAATCCCACTCGTGATGGCGTTCCCAACGTTCAGCAATTTCTGCTGGAGTCAATTGATAGCGATCGCGATATCGGTTGTTTAATAATATTTCTATAGCTTTGGGGATATCAGCACGGTGCAATAAAATATCTAGGTCGGAAAAAGTACGATTAGCGATCTTACCATAAGCAAACGCCGCTAAACAAGCTCCTTTAAATGGAATTGCTAAAACTTGCTCTTTTTCTAGTAATTGTAAGATATTCACTAGTTCTCTAGTCAGTAATAAACTCTGGCGGGTTTGATTGCTAACATAACCTGCTAATTGCTGGGATATTGCTTGGGGAACGACGCTAGGAGAGATATTTTGAAGCGATCGACCAACTAAAGGTATGACTCGATGATCTTGAGCTAATTTGAGGAAATTTTCCCAATTAATTTCCGGTTCTTTCGCCAAGAAATTAGTGACTTCTGGTTGGAATTCAGGATTAATTGCCGATTTAGTGCAATAGAGTAATAATTGCTGTTCGAGAGTAATTTCTGACACTAGTGTAGATCTTGAAAAAGAACAATTTTACTTTTGTAGAGACGTAGCACTGCTACGTCTCCAGTGCTACGTCTCTACAGTTTGATTCAAAACCGGAATTTATGGCGAAATTCACTAGCTTTCGTGGGATCGGGAATTTGCGTGACTAAAAACTCCACCAATTCGGCTGCGGAAAATTGTGGATGTTGTTTAACAGCACGTTGACAAATATAGTTACCCATAGGACCGATTAAACCACTCAATTCTTGTTCGCAACGACGGATAAAATCGGGGTTAATTTGGTTGGTAGCAGCAGAGGTTGGGGGTGGTGTTTGAGTAGGTTTGATGCTAGAAGTTTGCAGAGGAGTTTGTGCAGAAGTTGCGATCGCCGCGTATGCTTTCTGGCGAAATCTCTCTTGGTTTTGGGGAGGTACTACGGCTAATAACCTTTCAATTAGATCTTGAGAGGCGATCGCCTTAGAGACGTTTCTTTTCATAATTATCGCCGCGATCGGACCTATTTCGTCGGTTAAAAGATTGGTTAGCTTTACTTGTAACTCTTGGGAAATATTAGGGTTGTGGCTATAATTAATAGAGGTTATCGGTTCGGTAGCAACTCGATCGGAGTTTAGGGATCTAGGTACTGTTGCACTGACTACATATCTTAGAGAGTCTAAAACTTCAGCCGCCGACTTATAGCGTTGAGCCAAATTTCTGGCGATCATTTTGTCGAGAATGACTGCTACTTCCTGACTGACTCTAGCCTGATATTGCCAAAGTACATCTCCTGTAACCGAATCTTCTGGTAAATTTCTGGGGGGAATGCCCGTTAAAGCTTCAATTACTGTCATTCCTAAAGAATAAATATCACTAGAAAGTCGGGGATGACCTAAAGCTTGTTCTGGCGCGATATATCCACCAGTCCCGATCGCAATTGTTGGTGTTTCTCCCGTCTCTGGATCGACAATTTGAGTGCTAATTTTTTTGACTGCGCCAAAATCAATCAAGATCAGTTTCCCATCTTGTCCTCGTCGCATGATGTTATTGGGCTTAATATCGCGATGAATTACTCCATAGCTATGCACAAAAGTTAGTACGTTGAGGACATCTTCTAAAATACCTATAACCTTGGCTTCTGACATCGGTTGTCCTGGAAGCATTTCTTCACTTAAGGGATATCCCTCAATGAACTCCTGAATCAGGAAGAAATCGTGATTATCCTCAAAATAAGCTAAAAGCTGAGGTATTTGATCGTGCCTACCTAGTTTTTCCAGTATTTCTGCTTCTGTATTAAATAAGCGCCTAGCTAAATCCATAAATTGGGGATTATGGGTTGCAGGCATTAAGTGTTTCACGACACATTTGGGTTGACCAGGACGCTGAGTATCTTCAGCGATGTATGTCTGACCAAACCCTCCTGTTCTTAAGGTTGCCACAATCCGGTAACGATTTTTTAATTCCCGTCCCAGCATATAAAGTTAAAGATAAATAAAAAGCAGTCTGCACTCAACACTCAGCTTTAACAAGTCGCCCATCAGGATCGAGATAAACACCCAAGCTATTAGCTGATAGCTATTCGATCCTAACAAGGACAGAGGCTAGATAGTTAGCAATCAGAGCGATCGCCTTCCCTAGAATTTGTCATGGAACCCTAGTTCAAATCTATAAGTAATAAATCTTTACCTAAGTTTGATGCTTTAGCACAGGACAATCAGAAAATAACACTTGCGATCGCTCATTTTCTAGTCCAAAAACTACTTAATTTTGGCTCAAAAAGCCCTGAATCTGAGGCTAAAATAACCGACTCCTGCTGCTATTAATAAACTAGGTGTCAGCCAATCTCCCCAACGAACGTACAAAGTTTGGGTAGTCAACCGAAAAATAGTGGCTATGTGGGTTTGGTAAGTCTTGAGTTGAGACAGCCAAACCGTTTTTCCATGAGGATCGATGACTCCAGAATAACCTGTATTTACGGCTCTGAGCGTCCAGCGTTGAGTTTCGATCGCGCGCATGATATCCAGAGCATGGTGTTGAGCGGGCATGGTAGGACTATAATGAGCGTCATTAGAGGCACTGAGAATAAATTCACCTCCTATAGCTGCTTGATACCGAAATATTTGCGAAAAAGCTGATTCATAACAAATAGCTGCGATCGCTTTCCCAAAAGGGGTATCAAAAACTTGATTCTCAGCACCTGGGATTTGAGTAGCTTGAAGGGGAGACAGACGATTAATTAATCCCCCTAAAACTTCCTTAAAAGGGATATATTCTCCTAATGGAACTAGTTTTACTTTATCGTAGCGGCTCAGAATCTCTCCGCTACCCGTAACTGTCAATAAAGCGTTACTGTAACTATTGGAACCGCGATCGGCAAATGCACCTAACCAAGCAACTACTTTTTTCTCCAGAACAGCAGCATAAAAAGAAGTGTTTTTGACCTCCTCCCAACTAAAAGGCAATGCCCCTTCAGGAGTTAACACAGCTTGCGCTCCTGAGTCAGCCAAGGCTTGATAGCCTGTAGTGTAACCTTCTATAGCTTTTTGCCAACCAGTCGGAGATAGCTTAATTTCATTGGGGATATTGCCTTGAATAATTCCCACTCGTAAGGCTGTATTTGGCAATTGTGCTAGAGGGCGATTATATAATCCCCAGCCAATTAAGTGAAAACCTAGTAATAGACTACCAGCAAAACTCAAATATCTGGCAGTCAATCGGCGATCGCGTCTCCAGGTGAGATAAGCTTGAGCCAAGCAACCATTAACTATTAAAATTGCGGCTGTAATTGTACTAGGCCCAGATAATTGTCCCAGATGTAGAATAAAGAGATTATTCGGGCTTTGAGTATAAGAAATCGAACTCCAAAATAATGGCCCCTGACTCCATAAACCTTCTAATCCGCACCATAAAGCCGTACCAATTAAGATTCGCAAAGGTGGATTCGTCAAGGGTGTCAAAGTTACCATCCCGATGCCCCACATGGTAACAATCGCTGCACCCCACAGAGTAATAAATACTAAGCAAAATGTAGCAATTCCTAAACTGGCTAACCAGGGAACCCCCAACCACGTCATCGGATGAACGCCAGTAATCCAGAATAAAGCAAACCCGTGGTAACCAATTCCCCAAGCTAGGGAATAAAACGCCACAGTCTTAATCTGTTTGGGTGTAGTGACAATTAAAACCCATAAAGGGGCGATCGCGATCCAAGCCAAAAACCAAGCTGATGTTGGCGCAGTCCCTAACGCCATGCACATACCACTAACTAAGGCTAGGATGACTTTTTGCCATGAGAAGATAGGCGATCGCATTAATTTCTCTCTTGACACTATTTTCATATTTTAAGTTAGATCTTAGATCCCTGACTTCTTGAAGAAGTCAGGGATCTACTCCTACTCAAATTACTTCAAAGGATAGGCATCGAGATACTCGATTAATTCCAGTTCATTACTATCTGGATCGAACAAATAAATGCGACACTTGGTTTCTGGCGCATCATGTACTATTTCATACTTAATAGCGCTTGCTTCCAAAGTCTTTTGAATCGCTGCTCCATCGGTCACGACAAAACCGATATGATTAAAGCCAATGCTGGCGTAAGGTTGATGGCTGCGCTGGGGTGCTTCGGGTTCTTCAAAGAGGGATATATAAAACTGGTTGTTACCCAAATGCATCCAACCCGTTCCTTCTGCTCGTATATACCAATCAGGAAACAGGATTTGGTAAAATTCCTGCATCGCCTTTATATTACGAGTAGATAAATTGATATGCTCAAATCGAACCAAAGTGGAAGCAGGTTTCGATTCGGAAATCTTGGGCTGAACTACTTGACTGGCAATCATAATAACCTCTTAAGATTAAACTAAAAATGTTTTATATCTAAAGTGTAGTCATTACGACTTTGGTATGTCATCAGAAATTATACTCAATTAACCAAAGCGATTGATCGCGTATATCTTTAAGTAGTTAAACAAAATTATTTGTCTATATTTGTTTTCCCGATTCCCAATCCCCAATCCCCAACTTAGGTACTTAAATATTTGTGTCAGTCCGCTACCGTATAGTCTGATGCATTAGAAAATAGCAGATCAGATAAAATTAGAATTTTCCTGCATTGTAGGTGACAGGCTACTTGACAACTTCTAGGCGATCCATGATAAATAGCAATCAACCAACCCCCAAGCAAGGTTTGTACGATCCACAATTTGAACGCGATGCTTGTGGTGTCGGATTTATCGCACATATGAAAGGGGAAAAGTCGCACCAGATTGTAGAACAGGCGTTGACTATTCTGGTAAATCTCGACCATCGCGGCGCTTGTGGTTGTGAGACAAACACAGGCGATGGGGCAGGGATTTTAATCCAGATTCCTCACAATTTTTTTCTCAAAGTAGCCGCAGAAGCTGGATTTAAACTGCCAGAAGTTGGAAAATATGGCGTAGGGATGACTTACACATCACCAGATCCCCAGAAACACGCCCAAGGAAGGCAAATTTTTGAACGAGTCGTCGCCGAATCCGGTCAACGAGTGTTAGGCTGGCGAGATGTACCGACAGATAATTCATCAATAGGTAACACGGCTAAATCGAGCGAACCGTTTGTTCAACAGGTATTTATTGAGAAAAAAGCCGACTTAGCTGACGATCTAGCCTTCGAGCGCCAGCTATTGATGCTTCGGA
This window of the Merismopedia glauca CCAP 1448/3 genome carries:
- a CDS encoding serine/threonine-protein kinase; the encoded protein is MLGRELKNRYRIVATLRTGGFGQTYIAEDTQRPGQPKCVVKHLMPATHNPQFMDLARRLFNTEAEILEKLGRHDQIPQLLAYFEDNHDFFLIQEFIEGYPLSEEMLPGQPMSEAKVIGILEDVLNVLTFVHSYGVIHRDIKPNNIMRRGQDGKLILIDFGAVKKISTQIVDPETGETPTIAIGTGGYIAPEQALGHPRLSSDIYSLGMTVIEALTGIPPRNLPEDSVTGDVLWQYQARVSQEVAVILDKMIARNLAQRYKSAAEVLDSLRYVVSATVPRSLNSDRVATEPITSINYSHNPNISQELQVKLTNLLTDEIGPIAAIIMKRNVSKAIASQDLIERLLAVVPPQNQERFRQKAYAAIATSAQTPLQTSSIKPTQTPPPTSAATNQINPDFIRRCEQELSGLIGPMGNYICQRAVKQHPQFSAAELVEFLVTQIPDPTKASEFRHKFRF
- a CDS encoding nucleotidyltransferase domain-containing protein, which codes for MSEITLEQQLLLYCTKSAINPEFQPEVTNFLAKEPEINWENFLKLAQDHRVIPLVGRSLQNISPSVVPQAISQQLAGYVSNQTRQSLLLTRELVNILQLLEKEQVLAIPFKGACLAAFAYGKIANRTFSDLDILLHRADIPKAIEILLNNRYRDRYQLTPAEIAERWERHHEWDLIKDNGLVALDLHWGFTERPIYFPLNLDDLQPRLEPFNLVGKQVLSFSATDTLLILCVNGSKECWHKLLRICDIAALISSHSEIDWEQLLKTATQLGSRRMVFLGLILAQELMGTVLPELVLKAIEKDKKGKLLAIEIENRLFLGIDQSLGQVDTSRYYLKMRERWRDRLWYIYHLVKYSGGLTPSQRDRDLISLPPGLSFFYYFLRPLRVLPKYGRSIIKKRSQN
- the lnt gene encoding apolipoprotein N-acyltransferase, with the translated sequence MKIVSREKLMRSPIFSWQKVILALVSGMCMALGTAPTSAWFLAWIAIAPLWVLIVTTPKQIKTVAFYSLAWGIGYHGFALFWITGVHPMTWLGVPWLASLGIATFCLVFITLWGAAIVTMWGIGMVTLTPLTNPPLRILIGTALWCGLEGLWSQGPLFWSSISYTQSPNNLFILHLGQLSGPSTITAAILIVNGCLAQAYLTWRRDRRLTARYLSFAGSLLLGFHLIGWGLYNRPLAQLPNTALRVGIIQGNIPNEIKLSPTGWQKAIEGYTTGYQALADSGAQAVLTPEGALPFSWEEVKNTSFYAAVLEKKVVAWLGAFADRGSNSYSNALLTVTGSGEILSRYDKVKLVPLGEYIPFKEVLGGLINRLSPLQATQIPGAENQVFDTPFGKAIAAICYESAFSQIFRYQAAIGGEFILSASNDAHYSPTMPAQHHALDIMRAIETQRWTLRAVNTGYSGVIDPHGKTVWLSQLKTYQTHIATIFRLTTQTLYVRWGDWLTPSLLIAAGVGYFSLRFRAF
- a CDS encoding tetratricopeptide repeat protein; this translates as MIGQLIDGRYQIVRNLDAGGFAKTFIAEDSRRPGRPQCVVKRLEPSQTDAHTLEVSRRLFQREAEVLERLGHHPQIPRLLANFEENQEFYLVEELIIGHPLTQEIVTGQPISEGQVIGILIEILDILVFVHGQGVIHRDIKPSNIIRQHSDGRLFLIDFGAVKEVTTQIGGVYAGGSPTVVGTQGYMPLEQFHGHPRFNSDLYALGVIAIQALTGLPANDISTLRDPYNPDRTAIVWHHRVPQVNPRLANIIDRLVVFDCTQRYQSATDVLNDLRNSIYQPLVEPTIFTPQIQLLESPQKNKLGLILAGIGGSMALLAVMGLGGNYYLQQKSLTQAKKSYYQGLEKVLQQDYKGAILNLDEALKINPKYGQAYYQRCLANYYQNNELKAIEDCTQAINYLPKKYNSVGIYLKVDEKTKALITNGVQNDSPAVKESIKEGDKILEIDGKSTDNLSLGEAEDLLRGGEVGSSVKLKIASVDGSTRELTLKRENLTNDEFDLAYDFRGLSRYYTQDYQGAIADFDEAIRLAPIYFKYYYNRGLARSKQGDKSGAIKDFDKSIEINANYEPAYSERGLIHQLLGQSEPAVKDFDRAIELEPNNAITYYNRGNSYISLGNKEAGIEDYTKAIELDPKYTNAYLFRCTERSNLSQHQAALADCNQVIELDPNFPEGYVGRGLVYQNQGDNQKAIADYTQAIKLDPQNERAYYNRGIVRRLLADTQGAIADYTKAIEIDPNDPFPYHGRGLIYSDSGNRQQAIEDLQKASQLYLQAGRRSGYNNALAAIAKLEKQPATTGN
- a CDS encoding VOC family protein; the protein is MIASQVVQPKISESKPASTLVRFEHINLSTRNIKAMQEFYQILFPDWYIRAEGTGWMHLGNNQFYISLFEEPEAPQRSHQPYASIGFNHIGFVVTDGAAIQKTLEASAIKYEIVHDAPETKCRIYLFDPDSNELELIEYLDAYPLK
- the argC gene encoding N-acetyl-gamma-glutamyl-phosphate reductase is translated as MGGSEQVAVGIIGASGYGGVQLVRLLLDHPLVKISYLGGESSAGKSFTEIYPHLQLGWNLNIEPIDIEEIGKRCQAVFLSLPNGLACDLAPKLLDMGCKVLDLSADYRLTNLDTYRTWYGKDRQDVDAIGKAVYGLPELYRGNIARSNLIGCPGCYPTASLLALAPLLKQGLIDEETAIIDAKSGTSGGGRQAKTNLLLAEADNSLGAYGVTHHRHTPEIEQVCTELAGNEVTVQFTPHLIPMVRGILATVYANLRDPGLVTEDLITIYTAFYRSSKFVKILPSGIYPQTKWACGTNLCYIGIEVDPRTQRVIVMSAIDNLIKGQAGQAIQCLNLMMGWEETLGLPQLSFYP